The Arachis hypogaea cultivar Tifrunner chromosome 14, arahy.Tifrunner.gnm2.J5K5, whole genome shotgun sequence DNA window aataataataataataataataataatgagataCAAGTATCATACTTAATATTTAAACatactaattttgaaaatatgattgagtaaaaaatgttatttaattttcttttaactaAATGTCTAAAATTTGATAACGGGGAAATCGAAGTATTTAGAAAGGGCTAGAGCGGATATCTATGTTTAGGAACACTGATTTTGTGTATTAGTTCTCCTAGATTCTTTTAGTTATAATTAACCGTGTGTTAAATTATCAAAGACATcgtttttaatcttattttatcatatttaatttattaagtgcgttaataataattttttgtgtatatttaatattagccattattttatgtaattagctttaaaaaaaagtatatttaacAAGGTTCTGCTTTTTGTATAACAAACAATATACTATATATAATTCATGTATTTTTAAGGTTTTATATATtatatcttatattttatattttaatttggtcACTAAAAAAACCAGAATATTGAAACATTAttcattcaaaataaattttttaaaactcaaacacTTTAATATTCAGCTTTTTTTGTTAATAGATTTTAATAAAgaactaacaataataatatcctaattaatttattaataaatatttttttatgaatgaaCTTATCTTTTTGATGATCATGAATGAACTTATTATAGTATTAAAAAACTATAATACTTTCTTAAAGTTAAACTCTTAATACTTTAGTATTTTATGAGCTAGAagttaaaacaattttttttcctaatttGACTCTCAAAATTGTGTAAATATGTGAAGTGGGGGAGGCGGAGTGCGCAGGATAAGAAtcgcaaataaaaaaaaaattgaaaaagtgtAGAGctagcaactttattaaattttgaccATTATGTaattagcaaaaaaaaataagctattaaataaaatttcacatcaatctcacatcattaaaattattattaataactattTGATAACTACAGATGACAAAAACTATTGGCCCTCTAGcgcttctaaaaaaaaattaaaaactcaacTCCACAAATTCTGTCCTCGAGAGTCAGCGCTTCCCACTCAAAAACACACACAccactttctctttttctctctctctctctctctttctctttctctttcctttttcctcTGCCTTTTGGATTCGGGAACTCATATTCTGACACCTCCAACAACAAGAAGttatcatctctctctctctctctgtagtCTGTACAGTGTGTTATTATCATCCGAATCCATCAACCTCACCACCTTCATCTCCCATATCCAATAATGGAGGATCTTCCACAAGGTTATCGTCCCAACGTTGGAGTCTGTCTCATCAACTCCCATAATCAGGTCCTCATCTGTCATCTCCCACTTCACTCCTTTTTTCTTTAACAATTCATGATAAATGCAGTGTTTTCTTATTTCCCTACCTTATTTttagtatttgattttttattttggtgtttTAGATATTCTGGTTTTTAAGTCTTATATTCAGctggaatttttttcttcttatttttagttTATTGGATGTTCActtgttgtaattttttttttcttataaggAAAATTCTGATGCTATTTTGTGTATTATGCCTCACTCGTAAAGCATTCTTATATATCAATACTGTCTCAAATCCGAAACTTAGATATGTTCGCCGACAAAAATAAATATGCAACACAAGcgggaattttttttatattttttatttttcttaggcGTGCAGCATATTTGTCGTTTAGATATGGAAAATTTGgctaacattttattttattttaatttaattcactCCCTTGCTACTTTGTCATAATTGATTGGTATTTTGGACCACTGATTCAAAAGAAGGGAAAAAATGCAATAATTTAATGAACTATACTGAGATCTCTGTTCTGTTTTGCAATTCGTTCAGACTTTTGGTGATTGTGACGTGTGGTATTTATCTAAGGTTATTTGAGCTTAACCGAAATGTTGCAGAATAACCGTCTGATAGCTTAGATTTGAGATTATATGCTATGATTTTTAGTTTGAATTTGTGTGtataatttagaaattttatGAGTATGTTCTACAATTTTCAGTGTGCAAGTTTTTGAATTGGAGAAAAAGTATTGTTCTAAAGTATAATCATATTTTGCTCTGTGTGAGCAACATGACTAACAATTATCTCAAATGAATGGACTGAGAGTGTCTCTTTTGGTGGTTGATGGCGTTGCGGGAAGCTATAGGGATTTTATGTTTTTACGAAATtcttgttgtttcctttgttgctCCACATTAGTGTGTTGAGCTTatgttgtttcaaaaaaaaatgacTAACAATTATcccactttttttttcaatcagaTATTCGTAGCTTCAAGATTGAATGTTCCAGGAGCATGGCAAATGCCTCAGGTGAATTTACAAGTTCACTTTACGTGCTCAATTGTTTTGCCATTTTCCTCCTTTTCTTAGCATAAGTTTGAATTATTTACAAAGAATAAAGCCAAAAATTTAGATCAAGGAATTATATGGAAGGGATCCATTTGTTATGTTCACTGATTGAGTGttagaattatttatttgttttttaatttttgtctttcctGCGAGATATCTACTTTGAAGTTAGAGATACATCAACAGTAAAGGCTTGTTCAGAGTGCAGAAGCTGAATTAATTTTGATGCCTGTTATATTATTAATTGTGCATTGTTCCAAGTCATTGCAGAAAAAtggatatattaattttgttgccTGTTATATTATAGTTATTTCCTAGGTCTAGTATAGTATTAAAAGTTTCAGCTAAATCGATTGCTCGTCTCTTTGGGATCTTAAATATCAGGGGGGAATTGAAGACGGTGAAGAGCCCAAATTGGCTGCCATTAGGGAGCTTCGAGAAGAAACTGGAATAGCTTCTGCTGAGATAATTGCTGAGGTTTGTGCAGAACATCATTAATTTTGTTCCTGAAGTGAAAACTGCAAATGTGTATGCTTACATTCTAAGCTCTACAAAAGAGTGATATACTGATAAGTTACAAGATTCAGATGTATGTAAATTATGAACAATTTTATCATTTTGCATAAAAGAAACCAAGCTCAGAGAAGTAAGAAACTGGGGCAATGTTAATCATATTTAACAGAAGGATTTTACATCTTTGTAGATACATTATTTCAGAACTCTTGATCATATCTGAGAGATGAGTGGATGTTAATCTTTTCATACATTAGACTGAGCTTGCGCTTTACATTTTCAGGTTCCGAAATGGTTGACTTATGATTTCCCTCCTCCTGTGAAGACTAAAGTCAACCGTCTCTGGGGTGGTGAATGGCATGGACAGGCACAAAAATGGTGTGTACTTGTGTGTTGATGCGTTTCTATCTACTTATTGAAGTTTGTTTATTTGTGTATATAAAATACATTTCTATATGCTACTTTGATGCATTCAAGTTTGGTAATTTGGTATAAAAAGTGTTTGGGAGACAATAGAAATCAGCCTAAATCAGTCCAAAAGtactttattttgtaattattagtTACCGCTGAAATAAATGAGTAATATTAGATGTGATTATATATATTACAGGTATGAAATTAtaaatgttaactaagttaactttgaATTATTATCTCTCTAGTATTACCGATTCGGTATCTATCTAGAGAAGACATTGTAATACACAATAGACAGATAAGGTTACCCATGGTAATCAATTTGTCAAATTATGATTTAGACTAAGCTATTAAAGAAAGAGGTTTGTTATTGTTGCTAGTTTTGTTCACTTATGAGAAGCCTTGGTATTATAAATATGGACATAACTTCTATTTGCTATAATGCATTTTTCTTCATTATTCATTTTGTGAGTTCAATTTCAAACTAATTAGCATGGGTCTTTTCTCATTGATGCTTATTACTTTTGAGAAAGCACACCAAAATTATGCTTCTTCTAACCTTGAAATGAACATTTGATAGGTTTCTCATGCAACTAAGAGATGATGATATTGAAGTCAACTTAGCTACCGGGGAAGCAGACCCGGAATTTGCAGAGTGGAAATGGGCAAGCCCTGAAGAAGTGATCGAGGAGGCtagtttccttttttttttttttgaaatgaaatAGTGAGAATTTATTATCTCTCTCTCCAAGGATCTAATTTTTCTGCTAAATGATTAACAGGCAGTAGACTACAAGAGACCAACCTATGAAGAAGTTATGAGAACCTTCAAGCCTTACTTCCAAGGGAGTGCAATATCTGCCAAGTGCAAATCGGCAAAATGGTGAACGTTATGGATTCAAAATGTAGTTCAATCCATTTTCTTCACTAATTTTCACTTACTACTGAGTTTGGAATACCACTGCCACTATTTGTAAATGGATGCTAGGTAGAAAGCTGCTCATTAGGTGCTACTACTTTTTgtaataataaagataaatagATGTATAAGGTGTATGTGGCTATGTGCAAAAAATTTACCTAGTTTTCTTTATTGAGAAGTTGATTGTGGTTTGTGGATGTGTATAGAAGTGTCAACTAAGTGGGAGGGGAAGCATATATGGTGCTGCAGAATAGATGAACAATATGGTTAGTGAATGTTAAAGCGTTTTTTGGGAGCCTTTGTTTTGTAAGACTGACTGCAGCTATTTGCTACTGAAAGAGATAATAGTTCTGCTAGATAACATTTGGCCAAAATTGGGAGCCAGATGAAATTAATGAAACTAGGAAAATTCTGTGGTGCCATGAGAGGCTCTCAGTTCTTGAGATTTGGTTTGGAATTTATCAAATGGTATTTTCAAAGTTTGTTATTGTTTTTTGCCAGGCTGGGAATATCCTGTCaagtatttttggataattagaataGATTAGTCATAGGCTAATAAATAATTACGATGGACCTctataatgaaattttttttttttaaatttggctAGGTAAATTATAACGACTGAGTTTTTTTTATGACGCATGATTTTTCTTTCTATGATGCATATAATACTGATACGGTATACAACACAATACAGAATAAatagatatataaattttaatttcttataagATATCGGGATACAATATAATATTTAGacctataaattttaatttcttataagATATCGGGATACAATATAATATTTAGACCTAGTTAGAgtaaatagtttaattaagttctttttaaaaaaaaaaataaacaataaatatttatattaaaaatagtatataaataagttattttgtgtttactTTTTTAGTCTTAAAAGGGTTTATTTTagaaaagtgataaaaaaaaatttattataagagaagttttttttaacttctctataaatacctaaatagttttttaaaatgttacaatttggttttaaaaattgtaccaaaTATTAATTCTATaacttttcataagttaaaagttaaaaaaagttacTTATGGAGTGGATATAGAAGTttggttcttattttttcttctcattttacctCTACTACTATAAtctctataacaatatataaagcgGATATGAGAATTTAGtatctaattttttatcattttactcTTATTATTATAATCTAAAATGGTGCAGTTACTCATATTATACAAAATTCACATTCCGTATTAGTTAAGactaatttgtatataaatatttatgtatatatttttaagactctaatttttttattttaaaagtgttggatatttttttatttaatttatgttgtaaatagtattattttattttatttaatacctAATAAATttagattctatttttttttattcttttcgatATAGTTGAATTAACATAATATTATTGTATgattgataattttaatttttattgtaataACTGTTgggttttttctctcctttgtgagacCCAAACCCAACATTTTGAGGGTGTCTCTTGGTATCCATTGTGCCACAACCTTATTCAGATTTTTGGGGTCAATTTGAGAAAAAGAGAATAGCCaccaaaagagagagaagagggaaaaacaGAATTCCCGTTTTTTTTGTAAAGTAGCAAATTTCAAATGACAGTTTTTCatttgttcaccgttggatcggcttgaaatttgaACTGCGTGTTCctctcatcttgttcttcattctggtcggTGAAAATGTTGATTGGAGGTTTACAgtaggagaaattggcttcgcaagagagaaattaggtttcccatttttacacagagcagcaatctTTGAACGacagtttctcattctttcaccgttggatcgatgtgaaatttgaactgtagattcttcacattttgttcttcattctagactgtggagattttaattggaggtctacagagggagaaattggcttcgacaacagctctgttttttgggtatatttcatcttcttgcttttcatttgtaagctttggtaa harbors:
- the LOC112741650 gene encoding nudix hydrolase 25 isoform X1: MEDLPQGYRPNVGVCLINSHNQIFVASRLNVPGAWQMPQGGIEDGEEPKLAAIRELREETGIASAEIIAEVPKWLTYDFPPPVKTKVNRLWGGEWHGQAQKWFLMQLRDDDIEVNLATGEADPEFAEWKWASPEEVIEEAIDYKRPTYEEVMRTFKPYFQGSAISAKCKSAKW
- the LOC112741650 gene encoding nudix hydrolase 25 isoform X2, whose product is MEDLPQGYRPNVGVCLINSHNQIFVASRLNVPGAWQMPQGGIEDGEEPKLAAIRELREETGIASAEIIAEVPKWLTYDFPPPVKTKVNRLWGGEWHGQAQKWFLMQLRDDDIEVNLATGEADPEFAEWKWASPEEVIEEAVDYKRPTYEEVMRTFKPYFQGSAISAKCKSAKW